The following proteins come from a genomic window of Neptunomonas concharum:
- the nifJ gene encoding pyruvate:ferredoxin (flavodoxin) oxidoreductase, which produces MQPQYRMMDGNEAAAYIAHQLNDVIAIYPITPASPMGELSDAWSAAGRKNLWGTVPDVIELQSEGGAAGAVHGALQAGAKTCTFTASQGLLLKIPNMFKIAGELTPTVFHIAARSVATHALSIFCDHSDVMAARSTGFAMLASSSVQEVMDMATIAEMATLKGRVPVLHFFDGFRTSHEVSKVEMVTPDMLKALIDQDEVRACRDRALSPEHPVVRGTSQNPDLFFQSREASNPFYNAFADVVQASMDRFANVTGRQYHLYEYIGAPDAERVVILMGSGAETAQETVEYLNQQGEKTGALKVRLFRPLDAERLLAALPITVRKIAVLDRTKEPGADGEPLYKDISTALLQRLLAGTSHAASGIETLIGGRFGLSSKEFTPAMVKAVLDELDKAQSKNQFTVGIEDDVTHTSLDYDSSFTTDAYESNFQAVFYGLGADGTVSANKNSIKIIGEQDGFYAQGHFVYDSKKSGAITVSHLRFGAEPIHSAYEIQDNRANFIGCHQPGFLSQYPMLEKAAQQAVFLINTTASVDEAWETLPTSVQQTIIDKQLKVYVIDAYKVAQAAGLGKRINTIMQTCFFAISGILPQDEAIEQIKAAVHKTYGHHSKRIVDLNIKAIDSTLAQLYALAVPAQVSSRIPMRAIHTERASDFVKTLTAELIAGHGDRVPVSQVPNDGTWPTGTARYEKRDLAHQLPRWEEDLCTHCGKCVFVCPHSVIRSKAFSPDYLEGAPDGFKAVPIKGAKDFPDGTLMTYQISPEDCTGCTLCVDICPIKDKSNVSRKALNMVPKEQTLAQEKANWAFFEHLPEFDRLGVKSDTLKGAMLMQPLFEFSGACSGCGETSYIRLASQLFGDRMLVANATGCSSIYGGNLPTTPWTTNADGRGPAWNNSLFEDNAEFGLGMRAAVDKQTEYARELLTQLKEHLEPTLVDAILNADEQDEAGIYAQRERVDELKKALASLHSPEAEELTHVANKLCRKSVWIIGGDGWAYDIGYGGLDHVLASGRNVNILVLDTEVYSNTGGQTSKATPLGAVAKFSAAGKSVGKKDLARIAMDYGHVYVAHVAYAAKDVQTLRTFLEAESYDGPSLIIAYSPCIAHGYEMQDNHLHQKLAVDSGHWPLFRFDPRRATQGENPLKLDSKAPSIPYAKFVLLESRFSMLYRSHPEEAKAFLDQAQHEVSERYKRYEQLANMDYTAAPIPEEADPILNSKEEKPS; this is translated from the coding sequence ATGCAACCCCAGTACCGTATGATGGATGGCAACGAAGCCGCCGCTTATATTGCTCACCAGCTAAATGATGTGATTGCGATTTACCCCATTACTCCCGCATCCCCTATGGGAGAACTGAGCGATGCGTGGAGTGCTGCCGGACGCAAAAACCTGTGGGGCACCGTGCCCGATGTTATCGAACTGCAAAGCGAGGGTGGGGCGGCAGGCGCAGTGCATGGTGCACTACAGGCGGGAGCGAAAACTTGCACCTTTACGGCATCCCAAGGGCTGCTCCTCAAAATTCCGAATATGTTCAAGATAGCAGGGGAACTAACACCTACCGTTTTCCATATTGCAGCTCGCTCTGTGGCAACCCACGCACTCTCTATTTTCTGTGACCACAGCGACGTGATGGCGGCGCGCTCTACGGGGTTTGCGATGTTAGCCTCCTCCTCGGTGCAGGAGGTCATGGATATGGCCACCATTGCCGAGATGGCAACGCTGAAAGGCCGGGTTCCAGTGCTGCACTTTTTTGATGGTTTCCGTACCAGCCATGAAGTTAGTAAGGTAGAGATGGTCACCCCTGACATGCTCAAAGCGCTGATTGATCAGGATGAAGTACGCGCCTGTCGAGACCGCGCCTTATCACCTGAGCATCCGGTGGTTCGTGGCACCTCGCAAAACCCTGATCTTTTTTTCCAGTCCAGAGAAGCTTCAAATCCGTTTTACAACGCCTTTGCAGATGTAGTGCAAGCGTCAATGGATCGTTTTGCGAACGTAACGGGCCGACAATATCACCTCTATGAGTACATAGGGGCTCCCGACGCAGAAAGGGTCGTGATTTTAATGGGATCAGGTGCAGAAACCGCGCAAGAAACCGTGGAGTATCTCAACCAACAGGGCGAAAAAACCGGCGCCTTAAAAGTTCGCCTATTCCGTCCGTTAGATGCCGAGCGACTACTTGCCGCATTACCCATAACCGTTCGCAAGATCGCAGTACTGGATAGAACCAAAGAGCCCGGTGCCGATGGCGAGCCTTTGTATAAAGACATATCCACCGCCCTTTTACAGCGCTTACTGGCAGGCACGTCTCACGCTGCTAGCGGCATAGAAACGCTGATTGGTGGACGCTTTGGTTTGTCTTCAAAAGAGTTTACACCGGCTATGGTTAAGGCGGTCTTAGACGAATTGGATAAAGCACAAAGCAAGAATCAGTTCACGGTAGGCATTGAGGATGATGTCACTCACACCAGTTTGGACTATGACTCAAGCTTCACAACGGATGCCTATGAGAGTAATTTTCAGGCCGTCTTCTATGGATTAGGTGCCGACGGTACGGTGAGCGCCAATAAGAACAGTATTAAGATTATCGGTGAGCAAGACGGATTCTATGCTCAGGGGCACTTTGTTTACGACTCTAAAAAATCCGGTGCAATTACCGTTTCTCACCTCAGGTTCGGTGCCGAGCCGATTCACTCCGCTTACGAGATCCAGGACAATCGCGCTAACTTCATAGGTTGCCACCAACCCGGTTTTTTAAGCCAATACCCGATGCTGGAAAAGGCCGCTCAACAAGCAGTGTTCCTCATTAATACCACCGCTAGCGTCGATGAGGCATGGGAAACACTTCCAACATCGGTGCAGCAAACCATTATCGACAAGCAGCTCAAAGTCTACGTCATTGATGCCTACAAAGTGGCTCAGGCAGCAGGCCTTGGCAAACGCATCAATACCATCATGCAGACCTGTTTTTTTGCTATATCAGGCATCCTTCCACAAGATGAAGCGATCGAGCAGATAAAAGCGGCTGTACATAAAACTTACGGTCACCATAGTAAACGCATTGTCGACCTGAACATCAAAGCGATCGATAGCACATTGGCTCAGTTATATGCCTTGGCGGTTCCAGCACAGGTCAGCAGCCGTATCCCTATGCGAGCGATCCATACAGAACGCGCTAGTGACTTTGTCAAAACCCTGACCGCCGAGCTAATCGCCGGGCATGGAGATCGTGTGCCCGTCAGCCAAGTACCCAACGACGGCACCTGGCCAACCGGCACGGCGCGTTATGAGAAACGTGACCTTGCTCATCAATTACCTCGTTGGGAAGAGGATCTCTGTACTCACTGTGGTAAGTGCGTTTTCGTCTGCCCCCACAGTGTGATTCGCTCCAAAGCCTTCTCCCCTGACTACTTAGAAGGGGCGCCTGACGGTTTTAAAGCGGTGCCAATCAAAGGCGCGAAAGATTTTCCTGATGGCACGTTGATGACTTATCAGATATCCCCTGAGGACTGCACCGGTTGTACCTTGTGCGTCGATATCTGTCCCATCAAAGATAAGAGCAACGTTAGCCGTAAAGCGTTGAATATGGTGCCAAAAGAGCAAACGTTGGCGCAAGAGAAAGCTAATTGGGCCTTTTTTGAACACCTTCCTGAATTTGATCGCTTAGGTGTAAAAAGTGACACGTTAAAAGGCGCGATGCTGATGCAGCCACTGTTTGAGTTCAGCGGCGCCTGTTCCGGCTGTGGTGAAACCTCATACATCCGCTTGGCTAGCCAACTTTTTGGCGATCGTATGTTGGTCGCCAACGCAACGGGGTGCTCCTCCATCTATGGCGGTAACTTACCCACAACACCTTGGACGACCAATGCGGATGGTCGTGGCCCCGCATGGAACAATTCACTGTTTGAGGATAACGCCGAGTTCGGGTTAGGTATGCGCGCGGCGGTGGATAAACAGACGGAGTACGCACGCGAACTACTCACACAATTGAAAGAGCACCTAGAACCAACACTGGTTGATGCGATTCTCAATGCTGATGAACAGGACGAGGCGGGTATTTATGCGCAACGCGAACGTGTTGACGAACTCAAGAAAGCGCTGGCATCCCTTCATTCCCCAGAAGCTGAAGAACTAACCCACGTCGCCAATAAACTCTGTCGTAAGAGCGTGTGGATTATTGGCGGCGACGGTTGGGCATATGATATTGGCTATGGTGGTTTGGATCATGTGCTGGCATCCGGCCGCAATGTGAATATTCTTGTGCTCGATACCGAGGTCTATTCCAATACCGGTGGGCAAACCTCGAAAGCGACGCCACTAGGTGCAGTGGCTAAATTCTCAGCTGCTGGTAAATCCGTAGGTAAAAAAGATCTGGCTCGCATCGCTATGGACTACGGACATGTGTATGTTGCTCACGTCGCCTACGCCGCCAAAGATGTGCAAACCTTGCGCACATTCCTTGAGGCTGAGTCCTATGATGGTCCATCGTTAATAATCGCTTACTCACCCTGCATTGCCCATGGTTACGAGATGCAAGATAACCATCTGCATCAAAAGCTGGCCGTGGATAGCGGCCACTGGCCGTTATTCCGTTTTGATCCAAGACGAGCCACACAAGGGGAGAACCCGCTAAAACTCGACTCTAAAGCACCCTCTATTCCTTATGCGAAGTTTGTACTGTTAGAGTCACGATTCAGTATGCTCTATCGCAGCCATCCAGAAGAGGCCAAAGCCTTTCTTGATCAAGCTCAACATGAGGTCAGCGAGCGTTATAAGCGTTATGAACAACTGGCCAATATGGATTATACCGCCGCGCCCATTCCAGAAGAGGCCGACCCAATCCTAAATTCAAAAGAGGAGAAGCCATCATGA
- a CDS encoding DoxX family protein, whose protein sequence is MSKLIELYRYAHDILERIRVADGIAPLLLRLYLAPVFIQAGYNKLAHFESTAAWFGNPDWGLGLPMPEVMAALAAGTEFFGGILLIAGLAVRWISIPLMVTMLVAALTVHWENGWLAIADASSWLANDRVLESVERLERGREILQENGNYDWLTGRGSFVILNNGIEFAATYFVMLLSLFFTGAGRYFSVDYWLAKATGLSKDA, encoded by the coding sequence ATGAGTAAACTGATCGAACTTTACCGCTACGCCCACGACATACTGGAGCGCATTCGGGTTGCCGATGGCATAGCCCCCTTATTGCTACGCCTCTACTTGGCTCCTGTGTTTATACAAGCAGGTTACAACAAGCTTGCCCACTTTGAATCAACCGCCGCATGGTTTGGTAACCCCGATTGGGGGCTAGGCCTGCCAATGCCAGAAGTGATGGCCGCATTGGCCGCCGGTACTGAGTTTTTCGGGGGAATTTTGCTTATCGCAGGTTTAGCCGTACGTTGGATCAGTATTCCATTGATGGTCACGATGCTGGTCGCTGCGCTCACCGTACACTGGGAAAATGGCTGGCTAGCTATCGCTGATGCGAGCAGCTGGTTAGCGAATGATCGTGTACTCGAATCGGTCGAGCGTTTAGAGCGCGGTCGTGAGATTCTTCAGGAAAATGGCAACTATGATTGGTTGACAGGGCGTGGATCCTTTGTAATCCTAAATAACGGTATCGAATTCGCAGCTACGTATTTTGTGATGCTGTTGAGTCTTTTCTTTACTGGGGCTGGTCGTTACTTCAGCGTTGACTACTGGCTAGCGAAGGCAACGGGGCTCTCGAAGGATGCGTAG
- a CDS encoding DNA-binding domain-containing protein: MSSQLNAPTDFKALQMQFAGHIRDPETPIIAGIEDRRMKIYRELFFNNVEGFAATAFPMAKSIMGEAWWQQAVRDFLIEYRCESPYFHQISAEFLTFISELREPTIDQPDFLKELMHYEWVELALDVAEADPFNESNVYSNDLLDQHPVQSPVAWSLSYRYPVHQIGTEFQPTEAPEQPTWMMVYRDRHDQVQFMALNALTARLLYLLDQNESLTGRDALTQISQEMGHNDPTPIVDAGYQILQQFYEAGILLGAR, from the coding sequence ATGTCATCACAGCTTAACGCACCGACTGATTTCAAAGCCCTGCAAATGCAGTTTGCAGGCCATATTCGGGATCCAGAAACGCCAATCATTGCGGGGATTGAAGATCGCCGCATGAAGATCTACCGGGAACTATTCTTTAATAACGTGGAAGGTTTCGCGGCAACCGCTTTTCCAATGGCCAAGTCCATTATGGGAGAAGCCTGGTGGCAGCAAGCGGTACGTGATTTCTTGATCGAATACCGTTGCGAAAGCCCCTATTTCCACCAAATCAGTGCAGAGTTTCTGACATTTATTTCGGAGTTACGCGAGCCAACAATCGACCAGCCCGACTTCCTTAAGGAACTCATGCACTACGAATGGGTTGAACTGGCCTTGGATGTTGCCGAAGCCGACCCATTCAATGAGTCCAATGTCTATAGCAACGACCTTCTTGATCAACACCCAGTACAGTCACCCGTGGCTTGGTCGCTGAGCTATCGCTATCCGGTGCACCAGATTGGAACTGAGTTTCAACCAACAGAGGCTCCAGAGCAACCGACATGGATGATGGTTTATCGTGACCGCCATGATCAGGTTCAATTTATGGCACTCAATGCGCTCACCGCGCGACTGCTCTATTTGCTGGACCAGAATGAAAGCCTCACGGGCCGAGATGCTTTAACACAGATTTCTCAAGAGATGGGGCATAACGACCCGACCCCTATCGTCGATGCCGGCTATCAAATTCTTCAACAGTTCTATGAGGCAGGCATCTTGTTAGGTGCCCGTTAA
- a CDS encoding DUF692 domain-containing protein, protein MMSQPLQGTGLGLRRCMLKDLPPTGPQGVDFLEVAPENWMRMGGRLSRQFKALTEQYRFVTHGLSLSVGGPKPLDTQFLTDLKQFLDIHQIDTYTEHLSYCSDDGHLYDLMPIPFTEEAVRYVAQRIREVSDRLERPLAIENVSFYAMPSHEMTELDFLLAVLQEADCDLLLDVNNIYVNSINHGFDPAEFLTAIPGERIRYIHVAGHYDEADDLIVDTHGADVIDPVWQLLEQAYQQFGAIPTLLERDFNIPPMAELMGEVHKIRHMQASAKPAVKTAGVNHVITA, encoded by the coding sequence ATGATGTCACAACCACTTCAGGGCACAGGACTGGGTTTACGTCGCTGTATGCTGAAAGATCTCCCTCCAACAGGCCCCCAAGGTGTCGATTTCCTTGAGGTTGCTCCTGAGAACTGGATGAGAATGGGTGGGCGTTTAAGCCGTCAGTTTAAAGCACTTACCGAACAATATCGCTTTGTAACACACGGACTCTCTCTCTCCGTGGGTGGACCAAAACCGTTAGACACGCAATTTTTAACTGACTTAAAACAGTTTTTGGATATCCATCAAATTGATACTTATACCGAGCATCTCAGCTATTGCTCGGATGATGGTCATTTATACGACCTGATGCCCATCCCTTTCACAGAAGAAGCCGTTCGCTATGTTGCCCAGCGTATTCGTGAAGTCAGCGACCGTCTAGAGCGCCCCCTAGCGATTGAGAATGTTTCTTTTTATGCCATGCCAAGCCATGAGATGACCGAACTGGATTTCCTTTTGGCCGTATTGCAGGAAGCGGATTGCGATCTGCTGCTGGACGTTAATAACATCTACGTCAACAGTATTAATCACGGCTTTGATCCCGCAGAGTTTTTGACTGCAATCCCGGGTGAACGTATTCGCTACATTCACGTTGCAGGTCATTATGATGAGGCTGATGACCTGATTGTCGATACCCACGGCGCCGACGTTATCGACCCAGTATGGCAATTGCTCGAACAGGCCTACCAACAGTTTGGTGCTATTCCTACCTTGCTGGAGCGCGATTTTAATATCCCCCCAATGGCTGAACTGATGGGTGAGGTGCATAAAATTCGGCACATGCAAGCGTCCGCCAAACCTGCCGTAAAAACCGCGGGGGTGAATCATGTCATCACAGCTTAA
- a CDS encoding DUF1513 domain-containing protein, producing MTGINRRHFLSFLATAPWLCQQALASSNSTEANLLASASKGADGRYFLNTLTADGQVSLEYPLSERAHQVINHPHQPWLIAIARRPGTSIDIVDYQTHQQVAHITTQPGYHLYGHAQISADGRHLLTTEHHPTQANGRIVIRELTPPFAIVESYSTQGIGPHEFRLSDDQQQLIIANGGIQTQGRTKVNLATMRPSLVYLSVSSGHLLEKAELPNIYHQCSIRHIDLSADGEVVIAMQYQGHLADDVPLVAHHRRGEAIRTLPLPEHIRSQLKQYCGSCCFDQSGRYAAVSAPRGNQVMFWDMREQQFLGTVRLKDACGLAATSVAGRFTISTGRGKAYRCSVRNGQLVTDVLSRSPFWWDNHLTRL from the coding sequence GTGACGGGGATTAATCGTCGACACTTTCTCAGCTTCTTGGCCACGGCGCCTTGGCTTTGCCAACAAGCACTGGCAAGCTCTAATAGCACAGAGGCTAACCTGTTAGCCTCTGCTAGCAAGGGGGCGGATGGGCGCTATTTTCTGAACACACTCACAGCAGACGGCCAAGTATCGCTTGAGTATCCTCTGTCTGAGCGTGCGCACCAAGTCATCAATCACCCCCACCAGCCTTGGCTAATAGCCATAGCCCGAAGGCCCGGGACCTCTATCGACATCGTTGATTACCAAACCCATCAGCAGGTAGCCCATATCACCACTCAACCGGGTTATCACCTTTATGGTCATGCACAGATCTCTGCGGATGGCCGCCACCTGCTAACCACAGAGCACCACCCAACGCAGGCAAACGGCAGGATCGTCATCCGTGAACTTACCCCTCCTTTTGCAATCGTCGAGTCCTATTCGACTCAAGGGATTGGCCCCCATGAATTTCGCCTCTCTGACGATCAGCAACAGCTGATTATTGCTAATGGCGGCATTCAAACCCAAGGGCGTACCAAAGTTAACCTAGCAACGATGCGACCTTCACTGGTTTACCTCTCGGTCAGCTCCGGGCATTTATTAGAAAAAGCAGAACTACCCAACATTTATCATCAATGCAGTATTCGCCATATTGACCTTTCAGCCGATGGGGAGGTCGTCATTGCCATGCAATATCAGGGGCACTTAGCGGATGATGTTCCTTTGGTCGCACACCATCGTCGTGGAGAAGCGATTCGCACGCTGCCTTTGCCAGAGCATATCAGAAGCCAGTTAAAGCAGTATTGTGGCAGTTGTTGCTTTGATCAGTCAGGTCGTTATGCCGCTGTTTCTGCCCCACGAGGCAATCAGGTGATGTTTTGGGATATGCGTGAACAACAATTCCTTGGCACCGTTCGTTTAAAAGACGCCTGCGGACTAGCTGCGACTAGCGTCGCTGGGCGCTTCACGATCAGTACTGGCCGCGGAAAAGCCTACCGTTGTTCGGTGCGTAATGGCCAATTAGTCACTGACGTATTAAGCCGGTCACCCTTTTGGTGGGATAACCATTTAACTCGCCTCTAG
- a CDS encoding imelysin family protein produces MIRQGSLIPVLLVFILITLSIGTLHAAPSEQDWHKLNNAVVEQHILPRYEALAKSSAHLAQTVEGYCSQQQTIDAAQSAFIDAFSQWQTIQHIQFGPVTLLMRNHSLQYWPDKKNTGARQLRAVLSGSDTAFNESFFRQASISLKGFPALERVLFDMITPLQPASKPCRLASAIAANIHQLSEGTLSDWQAESQAIKDAGNNDLYESADEAATELMKSLVEPIEVIRDSKILRPLGDKPSKTNWKRSESWRSKRSIANLSINLSTLQHLYSGTQGSSTKALLAIEDATLAESIDRQFSALLNKLQHIPEVENTLVSDNQRAQLIGVASDLKHLHVDLEQAMALLNIQLGFNSRDGD; encoded by the coding sequence ATGATCCGTCAAGGCTCTCTTATCCCGGTATTGCTGGTATTTATTCTGATCACCCTCTCAATAGGTACGCTGCATGCTGCACCATCCGAGCAAGATTGGCACAAACTGAACAACGCCGTCGTCGAACAGCATATCCTGCCCCGCTATGAAGCACTTGCCAAATCCAGCGCGCACTTAGCCCAAACCGTCGAGGGATATTGCAGCCAGCAGCAAACCATCGATGCGGCCCAAAGCGCGTTTATCGATGCTTTTTCTCAATGGCAAACTATCCAACATATCCAATTTGGACCTGTCACACTGCTCATGCGCAACCACAGTTTGCAGTATTGGCCGGACAAAAAGAATACGGGCGCACGACAATTAAGAGCGGTGCTATCAGGATCTGATACTGCATTTAATGAAAGTTTCTTTCGCCAAGCCAGTATCAGTTTAAAAGGGTTTCCTGCACTAGAAAGAGTGCTATTTGATATGATTACCCCGTTACAACCCGCATCAAAGCCTTGCCGCCTAGCTTCTGCAATTGCAGCCAATATTCATCAGCTCAGCGAGGGGACGCTGTCAGATTGGCAAGCTGAATCCCAAGCGATAAAAGACGCTGGCAATAATGACCTCTACGAGTCAGCCGATGAGGCAGCGACTGAATTGATGAAATCGCTGGTGGAGCCCATTGAGGTGATCAGGGATAGTAAAATCCTTCGCCCACTGGGGGATAAGCCCAGCAAAACCAACTGGAAACGTAGCGAATCCTGGCGTAGTAAGCGCTCTATCGCCAATCTCAGTATTAATTTGAGCACCTTGCAACACCTTTATAGCGGAACACAAGGTAGCAGCACAAAAGCGCTATTAGCCATTGAGGATGCCACGTTAGCGGAGTCGATTGACCGGCAATTTAGTGCGCTCTTAAATAAGTTACAGCACATACCGGAGGTAGAAAACACCCTCGTATCTGACAATCAACGCGCGCAACTCATAGGGGTGGCATCCGATCTGAAGCATTTACATGTCGATCTTGAACAAGCGATGGCATTACTAAACATACAGCTAGGATTCAATAGTCGTGACGGGGATTAA